In Hymenobacter volaticus, the genomic window ACTACCCGCCCCGCAATGGAAGCATCGGTAGACTGGCTGAAGCCAGAGCTGGCGCTCAGCAAAGCAACTGAACAAACAGTGGAAAAGAGAGGAAAATCTTTGCGCATAGCAGCAGGCTAGAATGAAGCCGCAAAGGTTCCTGCTTGGTGTAAAGCCAATATTATGGCTGTAAGACGATGGTGTTATCGTTTTGTCAGGACCAGCCTGCACTTTTCACAGAGACTTCACATGCGGCATAGCGTCTGCGCGCCAACTGCTTACTTTCTTATAGCCGTTGCGCTTACGTACTGAAGTTAGTTTCTGCACGTAGCGTGAATGCCGCAAGCTTTGTGCCTTGCCTTATCTATATAGTAGCTCTCTTCCGCTTTTGGAGGCTTGTAGCCTGGCTCTTGGCAAGGCTTCGCGGGAATTGGCACGGTTTTGTAATTACAGTTTGCAACACCGGCTTTTCTGCGACGCGCAACGCACCTCCGGTTCACAATCCTCAATCTTCCTGCTATGAATACGAAGCGACTTTTCGGCCGCCTGGCCGCGGCTACCCTTTTGTTTTCCGCTTTCACCATCTCCGCCCAGGCGCAGATTCAGCCCCACCGTGTGCCTGCCTATACCGGCAAATACACGGGCAAAGCGCAGGCCCGCTCGGTATACTCTCCTAAATCAACGAGTTCTGCCCTAGGTCCGCAGTTCGGTATTCGGGCCGGCGTAAACGTATCCGACTGGTCGGGCGACGCAGTGCAAAACGTAATGGACGTAGCCGACTTTTCCAGCGGCGCCGTGACCAAGGAAATGAAGCCCGGCTTCCATGTGGGCTTCTACGCCACGTTGCCGCTAGGCCCAAGCTTCGCCATCGAACCCGGCATCAGCTACTCCGAAAAAGGCACGAAACTGGTGGGCACCGTCCCCTTCGAGAAACTTGATTTCCTGAACGCCCGCGTGACGGCCACCTCCCGCATGGCATATATTGATGTGCCCGTGCTGGCCAAAGCCTACATCACACCTGGCTTCTACATCTTCGCTGGCCCGCAAGCTTCCTTCCTGGTAAGTAACAACGCCCGCGTAGAAGCCAGCGCCCTCGGCATCTCGGCCTACAAGCAAGACTTCGACATCAAAGACCAGTTTCGCCCCGTCGATTTCGGCATAGTTGGCGGCATCGGCTATCAGTCCACCAGCGGCATCGGCTTCAGCGCCGGCTACGACTACGGCCTCTCATCCCTCGACAAAAACAACCGCTTCGACGCGCAGAACCGCGTAATCAAAGCGTCGCTGAACTACTCGTTTTAAGGAAGGCATAGCGCTGCATTGCACAGCGGATTGATTCAAACTTAGTATGCAGTACGCTGTTGCGAGCTGCTGAAAAGAGAAAAGGCCCCACCAAAACTGGTAGGGCCTTTTTCTATAATACCAAAGGCCAGGCCGGGTAGCACGGGCAATATGCAACCGGTAGTCTGCAACCAACCGGAACTCCCGCCGCAATAGGTGAGTGAAAGTCCCAGCCTGACCCAATACTTTATTTCTGATTTTTACCGGGAGCCGTAGCCGTTCAGTGCTGGTTGCAACCCGTCCGCAATTTTAATTAAACGCACCAACTCTGCGCGATACCCCTCCACATCTTTTCCCCTTGCTCCATTCGCCAGCTGAGCTGTACTCTCGAAAGTAGCAGTGCCTCTGTACGTTGACTCCCGTAGTAGCATTCCAAATTGAGCAACAGCAGTAGCGAAACGTATGTTTTCGGAAGCCCGTTCCAATGGTGTGACTGGTCCGCGCAACGTGCGCTCAAATAACCGGCTCGTGCTGCCCAACGGCTCTTTATAACGCAACTTCACGGTCATGACGTCTGCGGAAGTTGGCGCAAGCTTATCGGAGCTGGTACTGGCTTGGTACTTGAGTTTATCAACGGTAGCGGGGGCACCGACGGGCACCACTTCGTAGAGCGCCGTGACGGTGTGGCCCGCGCCCATTTCGCCGGCGTCTTTGCGGTCGTTGTTGAAGTCTTCAGCGGCTAGGGTGCGGTTTTCGTAGCCGATGAGGCGGTATTCGCGCACCCGGGCGGGGTTGAATTCCACTTGCAGCTTCACGTCTTTGGCCAGCGTGAAGAGCGTACCGCCGAACTGCCGCACCAGTACCCGCCGGGCCTCGTCGAGGTTGTCGAGGTAGGCGTAGTTGCCGTTGCCTTTGTCGGCGAGCAGTTCCATTTTCTTGTCTTGGTAATTGCCTTGCCCCACGCCAAGCACCGTCAGGAACACGCCTGATTCCCGCTCCTGCACGATCAGGTGTTCCATGGCATCGTCGCTTTGCTCGCCCACGTTGAAGTCGCCGTCGGTGGCGAGTACCACGCGGTTGTTGCCGTTTTTATTGAAGTTTTCGCGGGCCACTTGGTAAGCCAAGCGCAATCCGGCCCCGCCAGCCGTAGAGCCACCCGCCCGAAGGTTATCAATAGCCCGTAGGATGTCGGCGCGTTTGTTGCCGGGCGTGGGCGGCAGCACGAGGCCAGCCGCTCCAGCATACACCACCAAGGCTACCTTGTCTTGGGGCCGCAACTCCTTCACGAGCAGCCGTAACCCGGCTTGCACCAGCGGCAGCCGATCTTCTCCTTCCATGGACCCCGACACGTCTACGAGGAATACCAGATTGGCGGGCGGCAGCTTATCTATGGCGACCTGTTTGCCTTGCAACCCCACGTGCACCAACTGATGCGCTGGGTTCCAGGGGCAAGCGGCTAGCTCGGTTGTTACCGAAAACGGCTCCGGGCCAGTGGGTTGCGGGTAGTCGTAGTGGAAGTAGTTCAGC contains:
- a CDS encoding porin family protein: MNTKRLFGRLAAATLLFSAFTISAQAQIQPHRVPAYTGKYTGKAQARSVYSPKSTSSALGPQFGIRAGVNVSDWSGDAVQNVMDVADFSSGAVTKEMKPGFHVGFYATLPLGPSFAIEPGISYSEKGTKLVGTVPFEKLDFLNARVTATSRMAYIDVPVLAKAYITPGFYIFAGPQASFLVSNNARVEASALGISAYKQDFDIKDQFRPVDFGIVGGIGYQSTSGIGFSAGYDYGLSSLDKNNRFDAQNRVIKASLNYSF
- a CDS encoding vWA domain-containing protein gives rise to the protein MKKYLLLPLLVATGSIVFGCAPVAEAQRNTTKSARSAAVADTLTIRGRITDVSTGQGLPGVAVVAKNTNTGTSTNQDGTYSLLLPKGCRVVVVSFVGYDTREVKVGSRRTINVALTPSVHQLNEVVISGTAPTLEDKVVSGSVSSIQGTPNQKAEAVKSKIAGVRIRGANSIPGQPYFPAPPRPVPGTGESYAHVKEDGFHNAQKDPLSTFSIDVDAASYTNVRRFLNQGQLPPADAVRIEEMLNYFHYDYPQPTGPEPFSVTTELAACPWNPAHQLVHVGLQGKQVAIDKLPPANLVFLVDVSGSMEGEDRLPLVQAGLRLLVKELRPQDKVALVVYAGAAGLVLPPTPGNKRADILRAIDNLRAGGSTAGGAGLRLAYQVARENFNKNGNNRVVLATDGDFNVGEQSDDAMEHLIVQERESGVFLTVLGVGQGNYQDKKMELLADKGNGNYAYLDNLDEARRVLVRQFGGTLFTLAKDVKLQVEFNPARVREYRLIGYENRTLAAEDFNNDRKDAGEMGAGHTVTALYEVVPVGAPATVDKLKYQASTSSDKLAPTSADVMTVKLRYKEPLGSTSRLFERTLRGPVTPLERASENIRFATAVAQFGMLLRESTYRGTATFESTAQLANGARGKDVEGYRAELVRLIKIADGLQPALNGYGSR